CATCCCGCTTAACGGGAGACGACGATGGAAACTCTGATGGCGAAGGggacgaaaaaggaagcaaCAATCCTTGTAATTTTTCGGTACCAGTGTCAACGGCCTCTGCACTGGCGTCCTCAGTGGATCTGCCGCCGCGAACGTGGCGTTTCTCATTAAAAGGGAAGGTGTTAAATGGCGCGTCACGGGATACCATCTTCCAGCCAGCAAGTAGCGGAACAACTGGTACCGGATGGGGCATTCCTGTATCCCTAAATTCGTGTCCACACTGGCAgtccccgtcttctctcggcaAAATCTCACATGTAGAGGCACTAGCATTATCATCGTGCGCCTTCAGTGTTTCCGGTGCACATTTGTGGACGACTGTTTCCTGCAGCATTCTCCAGTTTTTGGTGTCTATTTCGGCCGTCATGTCACCCAGCGTTGCCTCCTTCCCATGCCATATGCTATGTCGTTCCCTCTTGCTTCCTGTAAGGTTCTGTCGTCTCCACTCGTTTACGGCCATTGCAACCATCGTGGTCCTATCTAGgattgtttttctttcctgagGGTTAGTCTCCAGTACACTTTCTGATTGTAGACCCTCTGGCATGGCTAATGGAATATGTTCTCGCTTGGAATCTCTAGGGTCGCCTTCGTGGTGCCCCTCTACGCCTTGTCCGAATGCGTTCTGAAGCACAGACCGTTTGCCAAAAGACAATCGGTGATATTCAATTACTGAACTGCCGTCCCAAACAACGGGCGTTGAGGCggtcgaggaagacgagaattGACTCCGTTTCTGTTGACGTGTCTGCCGTGAATAGCACTTGTCGCGACCGAAGAATGAAGGCGGGACCGATTTCGAGTTCCGTGCCGGGAGTGACCGTGTAGGGTTTCCAGCTTCCATTCTACAGTGTGGGATGGATGGTGGGACCTCTGCGGAAGGTCTTGAGGATGCTGTCGTTAACAACAGATGGCCACGCCGATCGGAGGCTTGAGCGCTCTTCAGAGCGACGGTGCTGCGAATTGCTCCTGGTTCATCTGGTGTTTTTCGAGACATCCGTGCGCAAGGCGGAGGTATCAGCTGTAGCAGATGAGCAATCGCAGTTCTTTGTTCCTCATTTCTCAGAGTGCTTCTGTCATTCAATGCCGGTTTTCCCGTCACTTGATTGTCTGTCAgctgtcgcatgcagcgcagtCTTTCACCTCTCTCCAGATTCGAGGAAGCTAGAGATAAGGATCGGAGCCTGCGTCGATTTCCGGGACCCACGTGAGAAGACACGCTCCGCACCCGCACAGCTGCATAAGAAAGTGGGTCGGGGGAACTTCCGGGCTTGTCGCTTTCTGGGTGGGTCCATTGAGTTGTTTGCAAATTGTAACCTCGAACTACGGAGGGAGGCAGCCCTCTAGTCACAGCGGGAGCAGGGGTGCCGTAGCCTCCTTCTACTGATCGTGACCTGGTTAAAGGTGGATTTTGCACACCCAGCATGCATCTGGGAGTCAAGTGCGCGCTTAATTCCATGGAATCTTGGGGGACGCAAACGTCATTTGTCTGAATCAGTGCATTCCTAGGGAATGCAGACACATTTCGCGGGACGGATGAATCGCGCATGGAACTAACAGCGCGGGAACTCAGAGTGCCGTAAGAGGATCTGTTTGCATTGTGAGTGACAGCAGCCTTCGCCTGACATGAGAGACTGAGGGCCGGCATTGGTCGAACTCGTTGAAAAGGGGAGTGGCAGACAAGTTGTTCAGTCGTTTCTCTGGCTCCCACAGCCTGAGTAACACCAACGGGCTGTCCCGACTCAGGGGATGACACGTACAGCGGCACCCCAATAGTTTTCCTTCGAAATACATTAAACGAACATTGAGACGGATGATGTTGAAAGGCGCTACTAGCTGAGGGGCCACCCAAAGAAGACGTGGAAGATACTGACCATCTCCGAGACATTGTTGTCACGTCCACAGGTACTGCCTCTGTGGGCTGCACAGAGATATCTTTCGGAAAGTAAAATAACCTACAGTCCGTGTCTGACTCTGGAACAGCTCCAGTTGGATGGTTCGTACGAAACTGAGTGCCGTGCCGTCCAGGATCACAACAGAATAGTGGAGCATTACGTTTCTGCGGCGGCCTGTTTGTCCTCTGATGACCGCTGGGTCTGCATCGTCTACGGATGGTGACTCGGGCCTCTTACATCAGCCAAGGCGCCAGGTAAGGTGTTCGATATTCAGACCACCGCCACTATACAGCTTCAAACAACGCGACACTGAAAAATCCCAGGCATAGATACCTTTGTATCCGTGTAAGAAAAATGATGACGCAGACTAATTCCTCACAAGAGATCACGAGGCCTCATCCGGGTTTCCCGTCAGCTTCTTGTCACTGGGAAGCGGTTGCATACGGGAAGTGGTGAATAACACTTGAAGGTGTTCGCATTTCCATCACCTGCGTCCATCCCTCGACCGAGCGAAACAAATGCCGTAAGAAGTGACCGGCGTATGCCCACGGGAAACCTAGGCGTAGAAGCATTGTGAAGCTTCCCACGGTGTTGGCAAACAGTGGTCGTAACGAACGAAAGTTGCAGTCAGTCCAATACACAAATGACTCGCTCCTGTGTGACCCAAGGTGCACGATCGTGCGAATGCTCCGTTGGAAATATTGCCTAGCCACCTTAAAAGCGAGGGAACCTTCGTAATTGTGGATTCTCAAAATTAATCAGGTAGCTAAACGAAGTTGCCGCAGAGGTGACCCGACAGAGAATCAAGATAACCAGACTTAACCAGCGCTAAATGGAGGGCCTGACAGTAATTGGATCAGGGGACTCCAGTTTTTTATGAACAGGTGATTCCACGTCTAACGAGAGAGAGTTTTACTTGGCTTCACTTGCTTGCCCAGAAAACTGCTCTGCCAAATCACCGAGACTCGACAGTATTCAAAGGTCAGGAAGTAGAACAAGTTAGGCAAGCTGGTCACATTCCAGAAAGGGACAACAACTATCTCTCTATTTTTCTGCCTTCAGGATGCACTGGGAAAACGCGTCAGAAAACAGTTGGTTTTATCTAGAGTCGATTTCTCAGTGCACACACAGTTAGATCTGTAATGCGAAGGGGCAGCACATCTTCTGAGACGGCTGCGCGTATATGAGTTCGGATACCTGAGGGATCGTTTTGCCAGGTCTTCAGCAAAAAACGGAAAGGACGGCAACATCGTTTATTATTCGTTTTCCCCTGTTCTTGCTGATATCCGGGGAATCGATGCGTTGGAACGCAaacctgcatgcacacggagaaaaaacacgcTTGATGGGGCCAGTCGCTACGACAGGTTTTCATTCAAAAAGATGGTACTGGTTCGTTATGCTGTGTCGAAGAGGTTACCTAATCCACATCTTCTTGGAACTGCATACCGGGCATACCTCTAGGAGGTTCTACAACTGCATCACTACAGTTGGCTACGACTCTGTTCTGTTCACAGCGTTAAACGACATTTACATGCACTGCGTATCCCAGAGACGTTAGCGACGGCTTTTTTTGGGTTTGCATATGAAAAATCCTCTTTATCATTTCTGCACGAAGAAGTGAAAGATGCTTAGGTGAACTGGATCCGATCGTTTTTGGTTCCGCTATCGCTAACATTTGTGCCACGCAATTCAGCGCGACGGCATGGGCCGCATCGGAACGTCCATTTAGTTTTGATGTAAGGAGATTTGAGAAAGTTGCTTGATCAGTGCTGGTATCTCCAGTAACAAAGCAAAGAAGGCCATTTCAGTGGTAGAcacattctctctctcacctcgtACACTTACAGTGCAAAGTATCAACAGAGACGCTGAAAATCCGTGTGGTGCCCTATCACCAGATACAACAGTCGTTTCGTTCTATAAGTGATGCTACTCTTTGCAATGTTTCCCACGGGTATTAGCCATGGCTACTAATGATAAAGCGGCAGTCACTTGGGTCCTTGTTCTCGGTCACTTTGATTGGACTAGTAGCATTTCCGCACGAACACCGATAGCCAGAAGGGGAAAACATCCCGGGGGTCTCTCTGACTGTTGGGGGCCGGCTTCCGCGAGAAGTGTTATTCATGGCACACATTTGTGAAGCGGTCAATGAATGTGTCCAGCTACGTGGTGGATCACGATGTTTTTGATACGAACCTGCACTAAAGTAACCCTACTGTGTTTTCAGACTGTTCTGTCTTCGCGACAATCTCTCGAGTGACTGACAATGCTGAAGACATTTGAATATGCGGCGCGGCAGAGAGTGTCTGTTTTGGGTTCCCCGAATATCGATAGAGGAAACTATGAAAAGAGGTAGACACTTCATGAGACCTGGAACAAGGATCAACCCTTATACACCCTCAACAGGAATACAAAGAGTCTTCCCGTTGTTCACTCTCCTCCCGAAAGCCTTACACCGTCGACGGTTTAGAGCGCATAAACTGACACATTGGAATGTTCGCTTTGCACTCCCAAGGAGACTGAAGACGGTCACCAACATTACTAGTAAGGCTCAGTCGTTCTACACAACATCGCACAGTGCGAACAATAAAATGCTAGGTGATGCACTGGCCAATGTATTGCTCTGATTGTCAGATTTGTTTAGTGGCTTGACATAGCCAGATCTACCCCCAATAATTCAGCTTCAGGGAGAGATGTTCTCCCGTTCTAGTCCCGCCCACTAAACGGAAAAGCTTGACAACCGCCTTCAGGGCAACCAAAAAGGCTAGCAATTTGTCCGCCAACATACTCCAGCAAATATCTATGCGGTTTTTACTAGTTATTTTGAGGGATTGTATGTGACTACACCCTAAAAAACGTGCTTTCCGTCGTGGCACATCATCAACGCATTCTTAATCGCACTGAAGTATCTCCGCTTTCCGACAGGTTCAGTCCATCAGACAACTCTCACCTGCGACAATATCCACTTAAGGCGATGTGCATCACCGAACATACCACATACACTGTCGATGCTTCCATGTGGTTCATCATCGTTTACTGTTGTCAGAGCTCAACAGTGCCATGAAGGATGACTCCATACAGCAGGATGTCAGGGAACTACAAAGTAAAAGGCCAGAATCTGAGTTTCAGGAAATACAGCATTTTACAAAAAGTGAACTAAATCACGAAATCTTGTGTGGGTGGTGAAGTTGCACGACCCCCCCGTCGTCACAAAGGTCTGGCGCTTTGCGGCGGATAAAGTAGGGATAAGCCATTTCGTTGCAATACCTTCTGTTATGCATCTGCCCCAGCCTGTTGGTGACTACAGCTATGGGACGCTAAGTTTAACTGACAAACTGTCACTCTGCCCTCATTGATTTTGGCGGCTGGTTCACTGCACCGAGAGTTGAATCCGAAGCCATGAGTGACAGTGGAGGCTGAAAATTGACTGTACGCATTCGAACCGTCTTTGACGTACGGACGTTTTCCCCGAGGTGCTGATCAGAAAAATAGACGGCAAAACACTTTCCTGCCATCCTTTTCAAAAGCGTGATCGAATTTGGGCACTCACGCTGACCCGTTGCCCTCTATTAGCTAGCCAGAAGCCCAGCACGTATAGGTATAACCGATTTTTGTCTGTCGTCTTGCGGGCGCCGCGGGTTCAGTCACCAGATGGGTTTCCCGCAAGCAGCGAAAACACACGGGCTTCATAGATTCGCTGTCAAGTGGCGAATTCTTCTCCAATTTCCGCCTCTGGCATAAACCGGATGTTGGTAGGTGTTTACCCAGGCACTTCTCTAATTCGAATTTGTTTGTACATGGCACTTTTCTCCGGTACGCGCACTCGCCAGTGTCCTGTTGAGACAAGGGGTTCGCGTGGTCTTGTAGTGAATTGACCCTGGCTTCTTTCGTATTTAAATGCACAAGGCAAACCACGGAGCGTACCCAACTCCACCGCCAGCAGAACGCTCCCATACAGTTGAATAAATGTTTTTCTGCGGGTATCATCATTTTTGGTGGAAACCGATTAATCGACTGTCCGAAGCAACTAACCCCTGGTGTCCCCCAGGCAGCCCCTTGAGGGTCTCCATCAGCTGGTCACCAGAGCAAAAGTGGCTTTTCATGGCTCCTACGCAATTTCTGAACGAAACGCTTAGGCATACATGATGGCAGGATTTGTCtattttcctcgtctcccccatctgcttttcctcgGAAGTCTGTTTGTCCTGGAATCTCTGGGTCATGCTGCAGTGCTCGCGACACAGCGCGAGGCCCAACAGGAACTCCAAGGTAAGATGTTGTTTTTAGGCAACGAGTACTCCCTAGCCGGGAACTCTTTAGATGAATCTCTTCAACCTTTCCCACCGTACAAGAATTGCCAAAATTCCTTTCcacgaaaagcagagaaccTCGGGTAGCCTACTTGACTGCCTCGTTACATCGTGCGCATGTTAAGTGTTCAGAACTGCGAGCGCTAAACGTTGTGGTAGCTTAACGGTATGCatggggagacgaaggataCTTATTGATCTTTCGTGGGTTCTGATCTGCAACGGGCTCTTTGTAAGCTCGACATTTTCTCGTCCTCACGCCTATGACCCCTATTTAGGTGATACCTGACTTTCTCACTCCTGGACAAACTGTGACGAAGCCTCGGGTGACTGTTGGACAGAGGAGGTTTACATGCACAGATTGTGCTCATAAACTTTTCTAGACTTTATCCTGACTTACTAACTTTCAGCAATTTCTCCATGATTTCCCACAATTGTCTTCCCTACAGGTCTCACCAATGGGTACACCACCGAGCGGGAAATTGCGACTCACCAGACTCTCCTAGACGTGGATCTCAGTCCTTCCTTCGCTGAAAATGGCCGAGCAGAAAATGGAGAACTAGGCATTGATAACGGAGGCTTTGCagaagagactcgagagCAAGGAGGCGGCAACCCTCTTTCAGGTGAGACCTCAACCTCCCCTTCCAGCTCACCGGCCCCTGGAGAGAATACCGAGACTTCAGATACACCGGCCTCTGGAGAGAATACCGAGACATCAGATACACCAGCCccgaaaagaagcagaggttCACGACTCCGTCGCATGTTCGGTGTACGAGGTGGCTGCCCCTTTTGCTTAGTAAGTACCACATTATGGGGTAAAATAAAAATTTGGGATTTACCTCTTTTGTGCAGGGTTGAGTCGGAGCCAGTTCAGACGAGCGAGTAATTTCTCTTGTCTCTAAGTGCTGGTTGCTTGCGTAGAGCTCTCCTACATGAGCTCAGCACATGAAGGAGACTACACAAGCACCCTCCTTAGTAACTCGATAGTAGATGATGCAGTCTTATAGACAGACACAGTGGCGAAGGATAGTATGATACATCCCCACGGTTTCCGTGGATAACAGACACAGATCACATTTTGGGTCATGAGAGCATTTCAACGTTTCTCCTAGTGCTCGATGGGGATGACCGAACCGTGCACAGCAAAATGCTTATATTTTTCCTAGGCTTGTCTGCTGTCCTCATCGCAAACTGTAGCCGCCTGATTAATCAGAAACATTTTTTGGTTTCGAGTGAACTTATTTCGTAGCGCATGCGCAGAACAGCAAGCGCCGGCGACTCAGCGGCTCAGCTCGGAGAGGCCATCTTGGCTGCCCTCGGAAGCGGAGAGTTCGACCGTAAGTGGGAGCGCAAAGGAAGCCTCCATTCCTACCAGTGACTTCTGACGCTAAGTCACCGCCACAGATATTCAGTTCACCATGTGTTCAGCCGTTCCACACGCCGATGTTGTGTACACTGTGTTCGTCTGTTTACGGAAGTACCGACAGATGAAATTTAGACATAGAGCAAAGGCGTTACACGACGGCAGCAGCGACCCACATCTGCAGACCTCACAGCTGGTTCGGTTTCTTTCTGTGCGCTTCTCAGGGGACCTTCTTAGTTGCGTGAGAATCGCCAAAGACGTGCAGTTTCACATGACCGCCGCGTGCCGCACTGTGAAAGCTACGGGGATCAGGTTACATGTTTGCAAAGACAGGCGGCAATACCTGGCTGAGGTTTTGATGGAGCACAGGCAAAAATATTCTGAGTCGCCCGGTACGTGTTGTTTTATTTGAAGAACCAATACACGGGACACACCTGAAAAACGTCGTATACGTGATATAGATAATCAGGTGCTTCACCGTTTCTGACAGTTCGTAGGAGAATGAGAATCACTGAAGTGATGAGACGCAGGCAACCGTGTTCTTTACGGTTTCTGTACAGCACCACCCGACTTGATTGCATAAGACAGCTGAAAACAGTATGTGCTTCGGATATCCTGTATTACATCAACATCAATTCTGGTTTCCGGGCAGAAATATGTGTGTATTTTCATTATACCTGGTTTGTGAGAAGTAAAAACAATCGGTTGGTGGGAAGATCCCAGCCGGTAGAAGTTCCCAGAATTTCAGCACCATTTGGGCTTGCAGAAAATCAGCACGAAGTCATGGAGCGCCTCCTCCACAAAGTCAGCAATAAGAAGAACGTCATGCCTAGACCATGTATAGTAGTGAAAACATAGTCCCAGTGGTAATAAGAGTCTTCGAATTGAGGGAAGAACGGGTTTACCCCAAGTGATCTTTATAGGATAATCGGCCTTCGGACCCAACAACGAAATGGACATGCCCTTCATTCCTTCAGTATCTGCAGACACATCCACTACATTCGTTTCGAGATCGTGTGCTTCAGAGCTGACGAGACACTCGTCCTGTTGCTTTACCATGTCCGTTATATGCAGAGTATTTTAGGAACCTTGTTCTCCCTGTATCCCACCCCGCGTTTGTCCTCGGCAAAGAGTCGCCAGGTAAGCAGGAGTCTCTTTGTGGGAACACGTCATCTTTGATCGTGagagttttcttttcctACTGTCTGTGCGGAGTGTTTTCCTGCTGCTACAGTGATCTACTCACCGTCTTAACCGACTGTCCTCCACCTTGTCGCCTCTCATATATCTGAAATCGAAAGGAGATCCAGAGCCGCATATGCTCCTGGTTTAATTGCTGTTAGGAAAATAAACTGTATGCCGGCCCTCCCCCAAAGTCGTGCATGTACCCGCCGTTACGCAAGTTTGGGCAAGTCGTATAGTTTAGCGACGCCGTGGTTGTGCATAACCTTCGGCTTCGACCGCGCGTGGGATACGGCCCCCTCTCTTCCGTATCTCAACTTTGTTCATCTACCACATAACTTGCTCAACTATGCGTTTATACATGAGTCCGTCAGATTACTTGCCAGTAAGAGTCCAGTGCTGGCTACGAAAGCTTGCTACTTTAACTTGTGTCAGTTTTAATTCGGTCATATCTATAATTATACAATACCACTTTTCCAGTAAAAATTTAATTTCTAAGCAAAAATCATTTATTGTACTACGTAAAGTTTATTTAGGTCACTCCTTGTATACTACATAAATATGATTCGAGAATATTAACTTGATTCCCATCAATTACAATAGATTTCTTATCTTAGGCCACATGGGAAATGAAGACCTCACCTTCCGAAAAGTTCTcagtgcttctctctcgattcGATTCCTGTACTCTACAGTAGCCGAGTTGGACATCGAGAAATTTTCAACGTGGATCAAGAATGCCGTGAAGAAGAGTCCGATTACCCCCGGGGCCTACTCCATTCTTGACGATGCGATGAAT
This window of the Toxoplasma gondii ME49 chromosome VI, whole genome shotgun sequence genome carries:
- a CDS encoding hypothetical protein (encoded by transcript TGME49_243360), whose product is MIMLVPLHVRFCREKTGTASVDTNLGIQECPIRYQLFRYLLAGRWYPVTRHLTPSLLMRNATFAAADPLRTPVQRPLTLVPKNYKDCCFLFRPLRHQSFHRRLPLSGMKSGTVSPDATVCPHLRYTVFAIGPREQRILQAVRFFVVFLVQSLRCIISTTRKSKR
- a CDS encoding hypothetical protein (encoded by transcript TGME49_243370); this translates as MVGPLRKVLRMLSLTTDGHADRRLERSSERRCCELLLVHLVFFETSVRKAEVSAVADEQSQFFVPHFSECFCHSMPVFPSLDCLSAVACSAVFHLSPDSRKLEIRIGACVDFRDPREKTRSAPAQLHKKVGRGNFRACRFLGGSIELFANCNLELRREAAL
- a CDS encoding hypothetical protein (encoded by transcript TGME49_243378~Signal peptide predicted by SignalP 2.0 HMM (probability 0.998) with cleavage site probability 0.699 at residue 29), which produces MMAGFVYFPRLPHLLFLGSLFVLESLGHAAVLATQREAQQELQGLTNGYTTEREIATHQTLLDVDLSPSFAENGRAENGELGIDNGGFAEETREQGGGNPLSEQQAPATQRLSSERPSWLPSEAESSTGTFLVA